In Alteromonas sp. V450, the following proteins share a genomic window:
- a CDS encoding DMT family transporter, producing MNQRFLLAIVAVLLAMITIQSGASFAKQLFPIVGPEGTSALRAFFAALVLTIIFRPWQARLSAKGWRNVIFYGACLGAMNIIFYLAIERIPLGIGVALEFTGPLAVAFFSARKKRDFAWAILAVAGVCMLLPDIGGASADSLDPVGVILALIAGAFWAGYIVFGNKTGSEGSGGISVTLGMLVAAICVVPIGAVSQGGALLSLDVILIGCAVGIFSSAIPYTLEMSAMRNMPKQTFSIMMSVEPAVAAIAAFIIIDESLTLSQWFAVALVVIATAGSSTTQKQAPKEKHIETLS from the coding sequence GTGAATCAACGTTTTTTACTCGCTATCGTCGCAGTGCTCTTAGCGATGATAACCATTCAATCTGGTGCATCATTTGCAAAACAACTCTTTCCAATTGTCGGCCCTGAAGGTACCAGCGCACTACGTGCATTTTTCGCCGCATTAGTGTTAACGATAATTTTTAGGCCCTGGCAAGCACGTTTGAGTGCAAAAGGGTGGCGTAACGTTATATTCTACGGCGCTTGCTTGGGCGCAATGAATATCATCTTTTATCTTGCGATTGAGCGCATTCCCCTTGGCATAGGTGTCGCGCTTGAATTCACAGGGCCATTGGCCGTGGCATTTTTTAGTGCCCGAAAAAAACGAGATTTTGCGTGGGCTATTTTAGCTGTTGCAGGCGTTTGTATGCTGCTTCCCGATATTGGCGGCGCTTCGGCTGATAGCTTAGATCCGGTCGGCGTTATTCTAGCACTTATAGCTGGCGCGTTTTGGGCCGGTTATATTGTATTTGGAAACAAAACAGGCAGCGAAGGTTCTGGCGGTATATCGGTAACACTAGGCATGCTAGTGGCAGCGATTTGTGTAGTTCCCATTGGCGCAGTTAGCCAAGGTGGTGCTTTACTCTCTTTGGATGTCATTCTAATAGGCTGCGCTGTTGGCATTTTTTCATCGGCAATTCCCTATACATTAGAGATGAGCGCTATGCGCAACATGCCAAAGCAAACTTTCAGTATTATGATGAGTGTTGAGCCTGCTGTTGCAGCCATAGCGGCATTTATCATTATTGATGAAAGCCTTACGCTTTCACAATGGTTTGCAGTGGCATTGGTTGTTATTGCAACCGCGGGTAGTTCCACTACGCAAAAACAAGCACCAAAAGAAAAACACATTGAAACCCTTTCCTAG
- a CDS encoding GyrI-like domain-containing protein, which yields MAWGKPSIFSTVNGNKNMEVKYLSSPIEIQGFSVVTNNHTEFSPQGKIPALWQRFDTAIPVDYKAGERVYGVYFNYESDHTGDFTVLAGFNGKSVPERIAVEHITIPSGKYLVFSKYGDMPQIAIDAWQDIWRYFSQENTEYERAFTVDFEHYVNGNHIDVYMAIK from the coding sequence ATGGCTTGGGGCAAGCCATCAATTTTTTCAACGGTTAATGGAAATAAGAATATGGAAGTTAAATACCTCTCTTCACCGATAGAAATTCAAGGCTTTTCGGTGGTGACAAATAACCACACTGAATTCTCACCACAGGGCAAGATCCCCGCGCTTTGGCAAAGATTTGACACTGCGATACCTGTTGATTACAAAGCCGGCGAGCGTGTATATGGCGTGTATTTCAACTACGAATCCGATCATACCGGTGACTTTACAGTACTAGCAGGGTTTAATGGTAAGTCAGTGCCCGAACGCATAGCAGTAGAGCACATCACCATTCCTTCAGGCAAATATCTTGTTTTCTCTAAATATGGTGATATGCCGCAGATAGCTATCGATGCGTGGCAAGATATTTGGCGCTATTTTTCGCAAGAAAATACAGAGTACGAACGGGCATTTACCGTAGACTTCGAGCACTACGTGAATGGTAATCATATTGATGTATACATGGCGATAAAGTAG